A genomic window from Carassius auratus strain Wakin chromosome 45, ASM336829v1, whole genome shotgun sequence includes:
- the LOC113063148 gene encoding uncharacterized protein KIAA1211 homolog isoform X2 — protein MKEFNNQEKKQYKCLVISVSFSISYYCHLLLPFSCYCCTHKHINEKNNSVFTLIPPLLLLQTKPVITMMTDSKEAKLDAQVEVTVSEGPERRRQGKIQPFRRRLGKKKRREAERGFEGSELKPSHSTDRVCNGVVSVFEENDQYLRELKTLGSRAFSHESVFIPEDSEETYPGQTMSQENVSDKVRNIQRQIGHNIKFGQRLPSLRKSEGDEGSSDEEEMPRSPLRVLAQVENEPPETEAKENAGSHETVDHRAPVKSPRTKRPPPPGTIESINLDAVPQSVPRLDNTAAKHKLSVKPKNQRVSRKHRRFTQEFQEEDFSEMQEQSETQKDEEVFDLPKEDYNIIHWSKEDYEPTEKSTRRRFHEEELERLELQRREQEVERKMEEQQRRIEEQRLEEEKLRRQEEDRLQKEEEERMQQEEEARKEKEEEERRREEEEQRLKSEEEQKRQEDERMRKEEEERRRAEEERRQQELEAEHLRLKEEREREQEERRRKEEEEAEQRKIQELEEKRQREEEQRLRAEERSRQEEAERKRLEENEERKGQQQEEKAGATDPEWKRKAEELRWREMEERQRPFTFKVSSGEKQILFQKVNLTPVTLSTGQQGESTAETSEGAKASSPGCTDSPTLSSSLYVPHTAILVTGAQLCGTAVNLDQIKDTACKSLLGLSEGKKAMSTPPTKSRSSPDRKSGKNKSLYESSLSADQSNAAVLAEWASIRSKIFKGAEDGKYPEYLDQSRRPISEDLNTVPFSHSNLMKTMSASAKFSIIPARVKFTDSNRRSESSGQEDKEGVTIESPSMEIPSVQKSELPSLGTKIQSRGSKVVHIADSVEECMFAKDLPSFLVPSPPHGSPKSQRSETGSPSQAESEDLDPKDERDQKDQSGDERPSPFGIKLRRTNYSLRFHNEQSTEKRKKRYSAGDSFEGVPVPLTSTDQDSDTSTFSETSSPVSPQLEITGFQTTTAPSKESQSKFSRNTLPLACTEADHFVPKPPFYQKPATSPKPSEGATPPPSPLPKPGRRTSGEIISLRTGQAEQIDAEQSSDQKEEVAGSVPSQKNGQGEEELKEKKSFFPSISMPWREKTDRRTELIKKEKPSLQARHSLDSSRTQEKETGPLWITLALQKQKGFREHQQTREERKSQREAKLAEKQARDRDSAGMISPTEDKGNGSSRPLKPQTADENKRPDSLLARFERRDNLKKANTLPSSVTVEITDSTPSPPATKDVTKRFPPGDTTQVSTEPAWLALAKRKAKAWSDCPQIIK, from the exons atgaaagagTTTAACAACCAAGAAAAAAAGCAATACAAGTGTCTCGTGATCTCCGTAAGCTTTTCTATTTCCTATTATTGTCATCTTCTCCTTCCATTTTCTTGTTATtgttgcacacacaaacacatcaatgAGAAAAATAACTCTGTGTTCACGCTTATTCCCCCTCTACTCTTGCTGCAGACAAAGCCCGTCATAACCATGATGACGGACAGTAAGGAGGCGAAGCTTGATGCACAGGTAGAGGTAACAGTATCTGAAGGCCCAG AGCGGCGACGGCAGGGCAAAATCCAGCCATTCCGGCGTCGACTTGGGAAGAAGAAAAGGAGGGAAGCAGAACGTGGGTTTGAGGGATCTGAACTTAAACCTAGCCATTCCACTGACAGAGTTTGCAATGGGGTGGTCTCAGTTTTTGAGGAGAATGATCAGTATCTAAG GGAGTTAAAAACCCTAGGGTCACGAGCTTTTTCTCACGAGAGTGTATTTATCCCAGAGGACTCAGAGGAGACATATCCAGGACAGACAATGTCCCAGGAGAACGTTTCAGACAAAGTTAGGAACATTCAG AGGCAAATTGGACATAATATCAAATTTGGTCAGAGACTTCCTTCACTTAGAAAGAGTGAGGGAGATGAAGGTAGCTCAGATGAAGAAGAGATGCCACGAAGTCCACTGAGGGTTCTTGCTCAGGTGGAGAATGAGCCACCGGAGACCGAAGCCAAGGAAAAT GCTGGCAGCCACGAGACGGTCGATCACAGAGCTCCAGTCAAATCCCCACGCACTAAGCGCCCACCTCCCCCTGGCACAATTGAGTCCATCAATCTAGATGCTGTCCCTCAGTCTGTCCCACGCTTGGACAACACTGCTGCCAAACATAAACTGTCTGTCAAACCGAAGAACCAGAGGGTGTCACGCAAACATAGAAGATTCACACAG GAGTTTCAGGAAGAGGATTTCTCTGAAATGCAAGAGCAATCTGAAACACAAAAGGACGAAGAAGTCTTTGATTTGCCAAAAGAGGACTATAACATTATCCATTGGAGCAAAGAGGATTATGAACCCACTGAGAAATCAACAAGGCGACGATTTCATGAGGAGGAGCTAGAACGCCTTGAGCTTCAGAGAAGGGAACAAGAGGTAGAGAGAAAGATGGAGGAACAACAGAGGAGAATTGAGGAGCAGAGGCTAGAAGAAGAAAAGCTGCGCAGACAGGAGGAGGATAGGCTGcaaaaggaggaagaggagaggatGCAACAAGAGGAAGAGGCaaggaaagaaaaggaagaggaagaaagaaggagagaagaggaagagcaaaGATTAAAAAGCGAGGAAGAGCAAAAGAGGCAAGAGGATGAAAGAATGCggaaagaggaggaggaaagaAGAAGAGCAGAGGAGGAGAGAAGGCAGCAGGAACTTGAGGCAGAACATCTTCGTCTGAAAGAGGAAAGAGAAAGGGAGCAGGAGGAGAGACGGagaaaagaggaggaggaagcaGAACAACGTAAGATTCAAGAGTTAGAGGAGAAACGGCAGAGAGAGGAAGAGCAACGCCTCCGTGCGGAGGAAAGAAGCCGACAAGAGGAGGCTGAGAGAAAAAGACTAGAGGAAAACGAGGAAAGAAAGGGGCAACAGCAAGAGGAGAAAGCTGGAGCTACTGACCCAGAATGGAAAAGAAAAGCAGAGGAACTGAGATGgagagagatggaggagagaCAGAGGCCCTTCACTTTCAAGGTCTCTTCAGGCGAGAAGCAGATACTATTCCAGAAGGTCAACCTCACTCCTGTTACTCTGTCAACTGGCCAACAGGGTGAATCAACAGCTGAAACCAGCGAGGGAGCCAAAGCTTCTTCACCAGGATGCACAGATTCACCAACTCTATCTTCATCTCTTTATGTCCCACATACTGCAATTCTTGTGACAGGAGCCCAACTTTGTGGAACTGCAGTCAATCTCGATCAGATCAAGGACACAGCCTGCAAGTCCCTACTTGGCCTTTCGGAAGGCAAAAAGGCCATGAGCACTCCTCCAACCAAAAGCAGGTCTTCACCAGATCGTAAATCTGGAAAAAACAAATCCTTATATGAGTCTTCCTTATCTGCAGACCAATCAAATGCTGCTGTCCTGGCAGAATGGGCAAGTATCCGATCCAAAATTTTTAAAGGTGCTGAGGATGGAAAATATCCTGAATACCTGGATCAGAGTCGCAGGCCGATTAGTGAGGATCTAAATACAGTGCCATTCTCTCACAGCAACCTCATGAAAACCATGTCAGCCAGTGCTAAGTTTTCCATCATACCAGCCAGAGTGAAGTTTACTGATTCCAACAGGCGCTCAGAGAGTTCTGGTCAGGAAGACAAAGAAGGTGTGACAATAGAATCACCATCTATGGAAATTCCCTCTgtacaaaaatctgaattgcCCTCTTTAGGTACCAAGATCCAGAGCAGGGGAAGCAAAGTTGTCCACATTGCAGATAGTGTTGAAGAATGCATGTTTGCCAAAGACCTCCCCTCCTTCCTTGTTCCCAGTCCACCACATGGATCTCCCAAATCACAGAGGTCTGAGACTGGATCCCCAAGTCAGGCAGAATCAGAAGACTTGGATCCAAAGGATGAAAGGGATCAGAAGGATCAGAGTGGTGATGAGCGGCCCTCACCTTTTGGAATCAAGTTGAGAAGAACCAACTACTCTCTTCGCTTCCACAATGAACAATCTacagagaagaggaagaaaaggTACAGTGCAGGAGACAGTTTTGAAGGTGTCCCAGTGCCCCTCACCTCCACTGACCAAGATTCTGACACTTCTACTTTCTCTGAAACGTCTAGCCCTGTTTCTCCTCAACTAGAGATTACTGGATTTCAAACCACTACAGCACCCAGTAAAGAATCTCAAAGTAAGTTTAGCAGAAATACTCTCCCTTTGGCATGCACTGAAGCCGACCACTTTGTCCCCAAGCCTCCATTTTACCAAAAACCAGCTACCTCCCCCAAACCATCTGAAGGTGCCACACCTCCACCCTCTCCTCTCCCTAAACCTGGTAGAAGGACTTCAGGGGAAATTATTTCACTAAGGACAGGGCAAGCAGAACAGATAGATGCTGAGCAGAGCAGTGATCAAAAGGAAGAAGTTGCAGGATCTGTACCATCCCAGAAAAATGGACAAGGAGAGGAGGAGCTTAAAGAAAAGAAGTCATTTTTTCCATCCATCAGCATGCCATGGAGAGAGAAAACAGACCGTAGGACAGAACTAATTAAAAAAG AAAAACCCTCTCTGCAGGCCAGGCACTCTCTGGACAGCTCACGGACACAAGAGAAAGAGACAGGACCACTTTGGATCACTCTGGCACTGCAAAAACAGAAAGGCTTCAGAGAACATCAGCAAACCCGAGAGGAAAGGAAGAGCCAGAGAGAAGCTAAGCTGGCTGAGAAACAGGCTAGGGACAGAGATAGT GCTGGAATGATCAGTCCCACAGAAGATAAGGGCAATGGAAGTTCCAGACCTCTCAAGCCTCAAACAGCAGATGAGAATAAGAGACCAGACTCACTCCTGGCCCGTTTTGAACGACGTGACAACTTGAAGAAAGCAAATACCTTGCCCAGCTCAgtcacag TTGAAATTACAGACTCTACACCATCTCCGCCAGCAACAAAAGATGTGACAAAGCGCTTCCCTCCTGGTGACACTACCCAGGTTTCTACCGAGCCTGCCTGGCTTGCCCTGGCAAAGCGTAAGGCCAAAGCCTGGAGCGACTGCCCACAGATCATCAAGTGA
- the LOC113063148 gene encoding uncharacterized protein KIAA1211 homolog isoform X1 — MSQENVSDKVRNIQRQIGHNIKFGQRLPSLRKSEGDEGSSDEEEMPRSPLRVLAQVENEPPETEAKENAGSHETVDHRAPVKSPRTKRPPPPGTIESINLDAVPQSVPRLDNTAAKHKLSVKPKNQRVSRKHRRFTQEFQEEDFSEMQEQSETQKDEEVFDLPKEDYNIIHWSKEDYEPTEKSTRRRFHEEELERLELQRREQEVERKMEEQQRRIEEQRLEEEKLRRQEEDRLQKEEEERMQQEEEARKEKEEEERRREEEEQRLKSEEEQKRQEDERMRKEEEERRRAEEERRQQELEAEHLRLKEEREREQEERRRKEEEEAEQRKIQELEEKRQREEEQRLRAEERSRQEEAERKRLEENEERKGQQQEEKAGATDPEWKRKAEELRWREMEERQRPFTFKVSSGEKQILFQKVNLTPVTLSTGQQGESTAETSEGAKASSPGCTDSPTLSSSLYVPHTAILVTGAQLCGTAVNLDQIKDTACKSLLGLSEGKKAMSTPPTKSRSSPDRKSGKNKSLYESSLSADQSNAAVLAEWASIRSKIFKGAEDGKYPEYLDQSRRPISEDLNTVPFSHSNLMKTMSASAKFSIIPARVKFTDSNRRSESSGQEDKEGVTIESPSMEIPSVQKSELPSLGTKIQSRGSKVVHIADSVEECMFAKDLPSFLVPSPPHGSPKSQRSETGSPSQAESEDLDPKDERDQKDQSGDERPSPFGIKLRRTNYSLRFHNEQSTEKRKKRYSAGDSFEGVPVPLTSTDQDSDTSTFSETSSPVSPQLEITGFQTTTAPSKESQSKFSRNTLPLACTEADHFVPKPPFYQKPATSPKPSEGATPPPSPLPKPGRRTSGEIISLRTGQAEQIDAEQSSDQKEEVAGSVPSQKNGQGEEELKEKKSFFPSISMPWREKTDRRTELIKKEKPSLQARHSLDSSRTQEKETGPLWITLALQKQKGFREHQQTREERKSQREAKLAEKQARDRDSAGMISPTEDKGNGSSRPLKPQTADENKRPDSLLARFERRDNLKKANTLPSSVTVEITDSTPSPPATKDVTKRFPPGDTTQVSTEPAWLALAKRKAKAWSDCPQIIK, encoded by the exons ATGTCCCAGGAGAACGTTTCAGACAAAGTTAGGAACATTCAG AGGCAAATTGGACATAATATCAAATTTGGTCAGAGACTTCCTTCACTTAGAAAGAGTGAGGGAGATGAAGGTAGCTCAGATGAAGAAGAGATGCCACGAAGTCCACTGAGGGTTCTTGCTCAGGTGGAGAATGAGCCACCGGAGACCGAAGCCAAGGAAAAT GCTGGCAGCCACGAGACGGTCGATCACAGAGCTCCAGTCAAATCCCCACGCACTAAGCGCCCACCTCCCCCTGGCACAATTGAGTCCATCAATCTAGATGCTGTCCCTCAGTCTGTCCCACGCTTGGACAACACTGCTGCCAAACATAAACTGTCTGTCAAACCGAAGAACCAGAGGGTGTCACGCAAACATAGAAGATTCACACAG GAGTTTCAGGAAGAGGATTTCTCTGAAATGCAAGAGCAATCTGAAACACAAAAGGACGAAGAAGTCTTTGATTTGCCAAAAGAGGACTATAACATTATCCATTGGAGCAAAGAGGATTATGAACCCACTGAGAAATCAACAAGGCGACGATTTCATGAGGAGGAGCTAGAACGCCTTGAGCTTCAGAGAAGGGAACAAGAGGTAGAGAGAAAGATGGAGGAACAACAGAGGAGAATTGAGGAGCAGAGGCTAGAAGAAGAAAAGCTGCGCAGACAGGAGGAGGATAGGCTGcaaaaggaggaagaggagaggatGCAACAAGAGGAAGAGGCaaggaaagaaaaggaagaggaagaaagaaggagagaagaggaagagcaaaGATTAAAAAGCGAGGAAGAGCAAAAGAGGCAAGAGGATGAAAGAATGCggaaagaggaggaggaaagaAGAAGAGCAGAGGAGGAGAGAAGGCAGCAGGAACTTGAGGCAGAACATCTTCGTCTGAAAGAGGAAAGAGAAAGGGAGCAGGAGGAGAGACGGagaaaagaggaggaggaagcaGAACAACGTAAGATTCAAGAGTTAGAGGAGAAACGGCAGAGAGAGGAAGAGCAACGCCTCCGTGCGGAGGAAAGAAGCCGACAAGAGGAGGCTGAGAGAAAAAGACTAGAGGAAAACGAGGAAAGAAAGGGGCAACAGCAAGAGGAGAAAGCTGGAGCTACTGACCCAGAATGGAAAAGAAAAGCAGAGGAACTGAGATGgagagagatggaggagagaCAGAGGCCCTTCACTTTCAAGGTCTCTTCAGGCGAGAAGCAGATACTATTCCAGAAGGTCAACCTCACTCCTGTTACTCTGTCAACTGGCCAACAGGGTGAATCAACAGCTGAAACCAGCGAGGGAGCCAAAGCTTCTTCACCAGGATGCACAGATTCACCAACTCTATCTTCATCTCTTTATGTCCCACATACTGCAATTCTTGTGACAGGAGCCCAACTTTGTGGAACTGCAGTCAATCTCGATCAGATCAAGGACACAGCCTGCAAGTCCCTACTTGGCCTTTCGGAAGGCAAAAAGGCCATGAGCACTCCTCCAACCAAAAGCAGGTCTTCACCAGATCGTAAATCTGGAAAAAACAAATCCTTATATGAGTCTTCCTTATCTGCAGACCAATCAAATGCTGCTGTCCTGGCAGAATGGGCAAGTATCCGATCCAAAATTTTTAAAGGTGCTGAGGATGGAAAATATCCTGAATACCTGGATCAGAGTCGCAGGCCGATTAGTGAGGATCTAAATACAGTGCCATTCTCTCACAGCAACCTCATGAAAACCATGTCAGCCAGTGCTAAGTTTTCCATCATACCAGCCAGAGTGAAGTTTACTGATTCCAACAGGCGCTCAGAGAGTTCTGGTCAGGAAGACAAAGAAGGTGTGACAATAGAATCACCATCTATGGAAATTCCCTCTgtacaaaaatctgaattgcCCTCTTTAGGTACCAAGATCCAGAGCAGGGGAAGCAAAGTTGTCCACATTGCAGATAGTGTTGAAGAATGCATGTTTGCCAAAGACCTCCCCTCCTTCCTTGTTCCCAGTCCACCACATGGATCTCCCAAATCACAGAGGTCTGAGACTGGATCCCCAAGTCAGGCAGAATCAGAAGACTTGGATCCAAAGGATGAAAGGGATCAGAAGGATCAGAGTGGTGATGAGCGGCCCTCACCTTTTGGAATCAAGTTGAGAAGAACCAACTACTCTCTTCGCTTCCACAATGAACAATCTacagagaagaggaagaaaaggTACAGTGCAGGAGACAGTTTTGAAGGTGTCCCAGTGCCCCTCACCTCCACTGACCAAGATTCTGACACTTCTACTTTCTCTGAAACGTCTAGCCCTGTTTCTCCTCAACTAGAGATTACTGGATTTCAAACCACTACAGCACCCAGTAAAGAATCTCAAAGTAAGTTTAGCAGAAATACTCTCCCTTTGGCATGCACTGAAGCCGACCACTTTGTCCCCAAGCCTCCATTTTACCAAAAACCAGCTACCTCCCCCAAACCATCTGAAGGTGCCACACCTCCACCCTCTCCTCTCCCTAAACCTGGTAGAAGGACTTCAGGGGAAATTATTTCACTAAGGACAGGGCAAGCAGAACAGATAGATGCTGAGCAGAGCAGTGATCAAAAGGAAGAAGTTGCAGGATCTGTACCATCCCAGAAAAATGGACAAGGAGAGGAGGAGCTTAAAGAAAAGAAGTCATTTTTTCCATCCATCAGCATGCCATGGAGAGAGAAAACAGACCGTAGGACAGAACTAATTAAAAAAG AAAAACCCTCTCTGCAGGCCAGGCACTCTCTGGACAGCTCACGGACACAAGAGAAAGAGACAGGACCACTTTGGATCACTCTGGCACTGCAAAAACAGAAAGGCTTCAGAGAACATCAGCAAACCCGAGAGGAAAGGAAGAGCCAGAGAGAAGCTAAGCTGGCTGAGAAACAGGCTAGGGACAGAGATAGT GCTGGAATGATCAGTCCCACAGAAGATAAGGGCAATGGAAGTTCCAGACCTCTCAAGCCTCAAACAGCAGATGAGAATAAGAGACCAGACTCACTCCTGGCCCGTTTTGAACGACGTGACAACTTGAAGAAAGCAAATACCTTGCCCAGCTCAgtcacag TTGAAATTACAGACTCTACACCATCTCCGCCAGCAACAAAAGATGTGACAAAGCGCTTCCCTCCTGGTGACACTACCCAGGTTTCTACCGAGCCTGCCTGGCTTGCCCTGGCAAAGCGTAAGGCCAAAGCCTGGAGCGACTGCCCACAGATCATCAAGTGA